The Micromonospora sp. NBC_00421 genome contains a region encoding:
- a CDS encoding 3-hydroxyacyl-CoA dehydrogenase family protein, with translation MGESAAVRRRIGVVGAGAIGTSVGVDFLLHGFEIVFVDRDEQTLAAAATKVAEGVRFAPVLRPGLGRLSRAELAERVRYTVDLGELAGCEFVVENVTEDWAVKRDLYARLDAVLPPQVGIGVNTSSISIQRLAAETTRPEWIIGIHFMNPAYATEAVEVMRGGNTSDACLAYVGELVRSLGKQAIVVGDFPGFVSNRVSHVFFNEAARLVQEEGVEPTVVDQVFKRCFGHTMGPLETADLIGLDTVVLTLRHLRESTRQDRYEPCLLLEQKVADGELGRKAGQGFYRY, from the coding sequence ATGGGCGAGTCAGCAGCGGTGCGGCGGCGCATCGGCGTGGTGGGGGCGGGCGCGATCGGCACCAGTGTCGGGGTCGACTTCCTGCTGCACGGCTTCGAGATCGTCTTCGTGGACCGCGACGAGCAGACCCTGGCCGCGGCGGCGACGAAGGTGGCCGAGGGGGTCCGTTTCGCGCCGGTACTGCGGCCGGGCCTCGGCCGGTTGTCCCGTGCCGAACTGGCCGAGCGGGTCCGGTACACGGTCGACCTCGGCGAGCTCGCCGGCTGTGAGTTCGTGGTGGAGAACGTCACCGAGGACTGGGCGGTCAAGCGGGACCTGTACGCCCGGCTCGACGCGGTGCTGCCACCGCAGGTCGGCATCGGGGTGAACACGTCGAGCATCTCGATCCAGCGGCTGGCGGCCGAGACGACCCGGCCGGAGTGGATCATCGGCATCCACTTCATGAACCCCGCCTACGCCACCGAGGCGGTCGAGGTGATGCGGGGCGGGAACACCTCGGACGCCTGCCTGGCGTACGTCGGGGAGCTGGTGCGGTCCCTCGGCAAGCAGGCGATCGTGGTGGGCGACTTCCCGGGCTTCGTCAGCAACCGCGTCTCGCACGTCTTCTTCAACGAGGCGGCCCGTCTCGTGCAGGAGGAGGGGGTCGAGCCGACAGTCGTGGACCAGGTGTTCAAGCGCTGCTTCGGGCACACCATGGGCCCGCTGGAGACGGCGGACCTGATCGGCCTGGACACCGTCGTACTCACCCTGCGGCACCTGCGGGAGAGCACCCGGCAGGACCGGTACGAGCCCTGCCTGCTGCTGGAGCAGAAGGTCGCCGACGGCGAGCTGGGCCGCAAGGCGGGCCAGGGGTTCTACCGCTACTGA
- a CDS encoding isopenicillin N synthase family dioxygenase yields the protein MSRQQTFHEVPVIDVGALVVPDPDPQALDETVRRIGDACRDVGFLYVRNHGLPDGLSERMMAQTRAFFDLPIEEKMKLRLGQTSQFRGYIPMLAEVTATKRDYHECLDLQPLSGRDAETIAATKSARAGRHPLDDPDQWPTALPEFRPVMMEAWTSLTRLGEQLATGMALSLGLDAGFFQKYAGDELCDLRLSHYPPFQPDRSLDDVEFGMGAHVDYGFLAIVQQDGVDGLEVRNPDGEWVNAPHIPGTLLVNIGLMMQRWTNDRYTATWHRVRFPGGRHRYSMPFFFEPAFDAVIAPVPECCGEDDPPHYEPVQFGTWVVEQFSTAYDNKEDQA from the coding sequence GTGAGCAGGCAGCAGACGTTCCACGAGGTCCCGGTCATCGACGTGGGTGCCCTGGTCGTCCCGGATCCGGACCCGCAGGCACTCGACGAGACGGTACGCCGCATCGGCGACGCCTGCCGTGACGTCGGGTTCCTGTACGTGCGCAACCATGGTCTCCCCGATGGTCTCTCCGAGCGGATGATGGCGCAGACGCGGGCCTTCTTCGACCTGCCGATCGAGGAGAAGATGAAGCTCCGGCTCGGTCAGACGAGCCAGTTCCGCGGTTACATCCCGATGCTCGCCGAGGTGACCGCCACCAAGCGGGACTACCACGAGTGCCTCGACCTCCAGCCGCTGTCCGGCCGGGACGCCGAGACCATCGCGGCAACGAAGAGCGCCCGCGCCGGCCGGCATCCGCTGGACGACCCGGACCAGTGGCCGACGGCCCTGCCCGAGTTCCGGCCGGTGATGATGGAGGCGTGGACGTCGCTCACCCGGCTCGGCGAGCAGCTCGCCACCGGGATGGCGCTCAGCCTGGGCCTCGATGCCGGGTTCTTCCAGAAGTACGCCGGCGACGAGCTGTGCGACCTGCGCCTGTCGCACTACCCGCCGTTCCAGCCGGACCGCAGCCTCGACGACGTCGAGTTCGGTATGGGCGCCCACGTCGACTACGGGTTCCTCGCGATCGTCCAGCAGGACGGCGTGGACGGACTGGAGGTCCGCAACCCGGACGGCGAGTGGGTCAACGCGCCGCACATCCCCGGCACGCTCCTGGTCAACATCGGCCTGATGATGCAGCGCTGGACGAACGACCGCTACACCGCCACCTGGCACCGGGTACGGTTCCCGGGCGGGCGGCACCGCTACTCGATGCCGTTCTTCTTCGAGCCCGCCTTCGACGCGGTGATCGCCCCGGTGCCGGAGTGCTGCGGCGAGGACGACCCGCCGCACTACGAGCCGGTGCAGTTCGGCACCTGGGTCGTGGAGCAGTTCTCCACCGCGTACGACAACAAGGAAGACCAGGCGTGA
- a CDS encoding isopenicillin N synthase family dioxygenase produces MRIPTVHIGALAAHDPDAVTAVRQATRQIGLFYLDLRPGIGAETFEDLFGETRRFFHAPDEVKSAISVRHSPHYRGFVAPREESTNGIADLKESWEFGREATPPADVEPQDWFVMYGGNQWPDPARLPGFRPAVDRYTEWVSQVGRTVVEALARSMGQHDVLGRPDSAFGEDLHWFSRLIYYRDTDEYRGEDVRLGEHTDSGMLTVSIQDSDGLEVRTQDGEWLLVSPPPGACVVFTGELMGLWSGGYYPACRHRVHTDNLRGDRVSVISFFIPELGSVLRPIDPAEAVAAEGTDVAVAVAADNPWLRPGEKGDAVEPFVVGEREWARVHEIFPRSADQQEVAK; encoded by the coding sequence ATGAGGATTCCGACCGTGCACATCGGTGCGCTGGCCGCCCACGACCCTGATGCCGTCACGGCGGTACGGCAGGCGACGAGGCAGATCGGCCTCTTCTACCTCGACCTGCGACCCGGGATCGGCGCGGAGACCTTCGAGGACCTGTTCGGCGAGACGCGCCGGTTCTTCCACGCCCCGGACGAGGTCAAGTCGGCGATCAGCGTCCGGCACTCGCCGCACTACCGGGGCTTCGTCGCGCCGCGTGAGGAGTCGACCAACGGCATCGCGGACCTGAAGGAGTCCTGGGAGTTCGGACGGGAGGCGACCCCGCCGGCCGACGTCGAGCCGCAGGACTGGTTCGTCATGTACGGCGGGAACCAGTGGCCCGACCCGGCCCGGCTGCCCGGGTTCCGGCCTGCCGTGGACCGCTACACGGAGTGGGTGTCGCAGGTCGGCCGGACCGTCGTCGAGGCGCTCGCCCGGTCGATGGGGCAGCACGACGTCCTCGGCAGGCCCGACTCGGCCTTCGGCGAGGACCTGCACTGGTTCTCCCGGCTGATCTACTACCGGGACACCGACGAGTACCGGGGGGAGGACGTCCGGCTCGGTGAGCACACCGACAGCGGCATGCTCACGGTGAGCATCCAGGACTCCGACGGCCTCGAGGTGCGTACCCAGGACGGCGAGTGGCTGCTGGTGTCGCCGCCGCCGGGCGCGTGTGTCGTCTTCACCGGCGAGCTGATGGGGTTGTGGAGCGGCGGTTACTACCCGGCCTGCCGGCACCGGGTGCACACCGACAACCTGCGCGGCGACCGGGTGTCGGTGATCTCCTTCTTCATCCCGGAGCTCGGCAGCGTGTTGCGTCCCATCGACCCGGCGGAGGCGGTCGCGGCGGAGGGCACCGACGTGGCGGTCGCGGTCGCGGCGGACAACCCGTGGCTGCGTCCCGGTGAGAAGGGCGACGCCGTCGAGCCGTTCGTGGTCGGCGAGCGCGAGTGGGCCCGGGTGCACGAGATCTTCCCCCGCAGCGCCGACCAGCAGGAGGTGGCGAAGTGA
- a CDS encoding aminotransferase class III-fold pyridoxal phosphate-dependent enzyme, with protein MSTESSDDLDRLRKAARTIRTLRASVAELQGAATRPVAVVGMACRFPGAADVAQFWELVRQGRSAIGDVPAGRWDTPPVDAQGRPWRARGGFLPDLDGFDHGFFNVSPREARQMDPQQRLLLEVSWHALESSGRNPRTLAGTRTGVFVGIAESEYARLAERQGAGSTAMYGVTGNACSVAGGRISYHLGLRGPNISLDTACSSSLSAVHLAVSSLRSGESELAVVGGVNALLLPETFTAFMDGGALAPDGVCKAFDAAADGYGRGEGCGVLVLRRLDEALADGEEILAVIRGSAVEQDGRTNGLTAPSGLAQQSVIRSALANAGATPDEIGYVETHGTGTALGDPVEADALTAVFGDRSRPLPVGALKATIGHLEAAAGIAGLIKTILVLRHGEIPPATHLRRLNPHVDWESTPVTVPTESTDLAGELAGVSSFGFSGTNAHVVVGRAPQRAVPVAPAGGHRVLTLSARTPEALRTLAGGVVPVLAAAQTPEAFADVCAASAAYAGDQHRLALSATSGAAAAEQLGGHLDGRKARVRQREAKRRPVVAFLFGGQGSQYPGMGRGLYAADPVFRDTVEACDSWLSEHAGWEVRLVDLLYADEPDARLDETRYAQPAVYAVECALARVWQARGVEPSVVLGHSTGEFAAAQVAGVFGLTEGLSLVAHRAQLIDTATGGRGRTAAVFAPAAEVEAALAGIDEVTVAAWNGPRETLVAGPRDGVAAALVACGERGLQHRTVTVPHAPHSPMVDAVTDEFRAFAARLTYAPPTVPLISNVTGAVVDRIDADYWCRQLREPVRFTDSVRSLVGHGCDVALDVSAAPVLTLLGRQNWTGTPIVWASSLVQNVDDGKQLAAAAVELYTIGVDLDRHGLHGPGRTPVSMPGYPFQHSRHWVEPAPARPPADAAPVPHRVSAAAALPTPAVVPGSAESGPAVVSGPVDDPGRFVVEQLADYLETEADLLSPTASFLELGADSLVMARLVQDVNDRYGVRLNVGQLFEGLDSVTALADDLRAHGRPPAPQRPTEPAVPVGQVEPAGPVGELEPVRPTAQPGADGGLRELVQAQIALMNRQLDLLGGAPVPAAPAPRTPGTVDRTAARSGPPPSPVAAGVPTVAKAARSELTDEQRHHLDELLDAFTARTAGSLERARTHRAYRVDTRMRTVRPETRRACYPIVADSAAGSHLTDIDGNDYVDLAMGFGVLLCGHDPEFVAEAVAEQAARGISVGPVVDGTDQVARLFCELTGKERAFFTVSGTDAVRGALRVAAAATGRSRFVMFAGSYHGQDDRVLALPDVHGDPLVSVPMAPGISPSAAADALILPYDSERSLSIIEEHAHELGGVLVEAVQSRNPGVRPEAFLRRLREITARTGVPLIFDEVITGFRVRLGGAQEWFGVEADLAAYGKCIGGGHPVGVVAGAARYLDAVDGGAWQDGPGQAVPETTYIGSTFENHPATVAGTLAMLRHLREQGGALQDRLNAETEYLATTLNTMFRREGAPIRVLHYGSLFRFTWKGNASYAYQPLAMEVFHFHLLLRGIYLWEGRTCFLSTAHTRADVERVVTAATEAVLAMRGGGFVTDEVPPRVAPAQAALLARSAAMPQAPDWTVAEDVELSGPVDVGALRRAVDSVVDRHEALRVVFRDGRPLRGTPPQLEVVDLDGTAQSYAQWWQDLLTAPFDLATGPLTRFLLVQGGGERHLVLYAHHLVSDGISMTVLLDELAAAYGGTGPTGPAVQYTDHLAQLALRDVAGGRAYWQAALAGVSPYSAPVGQDDAGGRHFAIVDAELTAAVHKAAREFGSTPFQVLLTAYALVVHHQFGTDDVVIGVPVAGRDYPRGVSVVGYCAEMLPIRSRLDRDGTLQDHHRALRQSVLDGLAHQLPLADLADLLGGDGVFPLRTVFNLDHTVAAPQFQGLSARFRPVPARAALVDLRFDLIESGDHMQLTVDYRTDVYDAAQVADWTDRLVATVRAVVAGPHTSLRQIEEVTS; from the coding sequence TTGTCGACGGAGAGTTCCGACGATCTCGACCGGCTGCGCAAGGCGGCCCGGACGATCCGCACCCTGCGCGCGTCCGTCGCCGAACTGCAGGGCGCCGCGACCAGGCCCGTCGCCGTCGTCGGCATGGCCTGCCGCTTCCCGGGCGCCGCCGATGTCGCGCAGTTCTGGGAGCTGGTACGGCAGGGTCGCAGTGCGATCGGGGACGTGCCCGCCGGGCGGTGGGACACCCCGCCGGTGGACGCGCAGGGGCGTCCGTGGCGGGCCCGGGGCGGTTTCCTGCCCGACCTGGACGGCTTCGACCACGGGTTCTTCAACGTCTCACCCCGTGAGGCCCGGCAGATGGATCCCCAGCAGCGCCTGCTGTTGGAGGTGAGCTGGCACGCGCTGGAGTCGTCCGGCCGGAACCCGAGGACACTGGCCGGGACCCGCACCGGGGTGTTCGTCGGCATCGCCGAGTCGGAGTACGCCCGGCTGGCCGAACGGCAGGGTGCGGGCAGCACGGCGATGTACGGCGTCACCGGCAACGCGTGCAGCGTCGCGGGTGGTCGGATCTCGTACCACCTGGGGTTGCGTGGTCCGAACATCTCCCTCGACACGGCGTGCTCGTCGTCGCTGAGCGCGGTGCACCTGGCGGTGTCGAGCCTGCGCTCCGGCGAATCCGAGCTCGCGGTGGTCGGTGGCGTCAACGCGCTGCTGCTGCCGGAGACGTTCACCGCCTTCATGGACGGTGGCGCGCTGGCCCCGGACGGGGTGTGCAAGGCGTTCGACGCCGCCGCCGACGGCTACGGCCGGGGTGAGGGCTGCGGCGTGCTTGTCCTCCGCCGGCTGGACGAGGCGCTCGCCGACGGCGAGGAGATCCTGGCGGTCATCCGGGGCAGCGCGGTGGAGCAGGACGGCCGGACCAACGGCCTGACCGCGCCCAGCGGGCTCGCCCAGCAGTCGGTGATCCGCTCGGCCCTGGCGAACGCGGGCGCGACCCCGGACGAGATCGGCTACGTCGAGACGCACGGCACCGGCACCGCCCTGGGCGACCCGGTCGAGGCGGACGCGCTCACCGCCGTCTTCGGCGACCGCTCGCGGCCGTTGCCGGTCGGCGCGCTCAAGGCCACCATCGGGCACCTGGAGGCCGCGGCGGGCATCGCCGGGCTGATCAAGACGATCCTGGTGCTGCGGCACGGGGAGATCCCGCCCGCCACCCACCTCCGCCGGCTCAACCCGCACGTCGACTGGGAGTCCACGCCGGTCACCGTGCCCACCGAGAGCACCGACCTGGCGGGCGAGCTGGCCGGGGTGAGTTCCTTCGGGTTCAGCGGCACCAACGCCCACGTCGTGGTGGGCCGGGCACCGCAGCGTGCCGTGCCGGTGGCCCCGGCCGGCGGGCACCGGGTGCTGACCCTGTCCGCCCGTACCCCGGAGGCGCTGCGGACGCTCGCGGGCGGGGTGGTGCCGGTGCTGGCCGCCGCGCAGACCCCGGAGGCCTTCGCCGACGTCTGCGCCGCCTCCGCCGCGTACGCCGGCGACCAGCACCGGCTGGCGCTCTCGGCGACCAGCGGTGCCGCCGCCGCAGAACAGCTCGGCGGGCACCTCGACGGTCGGAAGGCCCGGGTCCGACAGCGGGAGGCCAAGCGCCGCCCGGTGGTCGCGTTCCTGTTCGGCGGCCAGGGATCGCAGTACCCGGGCATGGGTCGCGGGCTCTACGCCGCCGACCCCGTCTTCCGGGACACCGTCGAAGCCTGCGACAGCTGGTTGAGCGAGCACGCCGGCTGGGAGGTCCGGCTGGTCGACCTGCTCTATGCCGACGAGCCGGACGCCCGGCTGGACGAGACCCGCTACGCGCAACCCGCCGTGTACGCCGTGGAGTGTGCGCTGGCCCGGGTCTGGCAGGCCCGGGGTGTCGAGCCGTCGGTCGTGCTCGGCCACTCCACTGGTGAGTTCGCCGCTGCGCAGGTGGCCGGGGTGTTCGGGCTCACCGAGGGCCTGTCCCTGGTGGCACACCGGGCCCAGCTCATCGACACCGCCACGGGTGGCCGGGGACGCACCGCTGCCGTCTTCGCCCCCGCCGCCGAGGTGGAGGCGGCACTGGCCGGGATCGACGAGGTCACCGTGGCCGCCTGGAACGGCCCACGGGAGACGCTCGTCGCCGGCCCCCGCGACGGTGTCGCCGCCGCCCTGGTCGCCTGCGGTGAGCGGGGCCTGCAACACCGTACGGTGACGGTGCCGCACGCACCCCACTCCCCGATGGTCGACGCGGTCACCGACGAGTTCCGGGCCTTCGCCGCCCGGCTGACGTACGCGCCCCCCACCGTGCCGCTCATCTCGAACGTGACGGGTGCCGTGGTGGACCGGATCGACGCCGACTACTGGTGCCGGCAGCTCCGCGAGCCGGTGAGGTTCACCGACAGCGTGCGGTCGCTCGTCGGACACGGCTGCGACGTGGCCCTCGACGTGAGCGCGGCACCGGTGCTGACGTTGCTCGGGCGGCAGAACTGGACCGGCACGCCCATCGTCTGGGCCTCGTCGCTGGTGCAGAACGTCGACGACGGCAAGCAGTTGGCCGCCGCCGCCGTGGAGTTGTACACGATCGGCGTCGACCTCGACCGGCACGGCCTGCACGGGCCAGGGAGGACCCCGGTGAGCATGCCCGGATATCCGTTCCAGCACAGCCGGCACTGGGTGGAGCCGGCACCGGCCCGCCCACCGGCGGACGCCGCACCCGTACCGCACCGGGTGTCGGCAGCAGCGGCGCTGCCGACACCGGCGGTGGTGCCCGGGTCGGCGGAATCCGGGCCGGCGGTGGTGTCCGGGCCGGTGGACGATCCGGGCCGGTTCGTCGTCGAGCAGCTCGCCGACTACCTCGAGACCGAGGCGGACCTGTTGTCGCCGACCGCCTCGTTCCTGGAGCTGGGAGCCGACTCGCTGGTGATGGCCCGGCTCGTTCAGGACGTCAACGACCGCTACGGCGTGCGGCTCAACGTGGGCCAGCTCTTCGAGGGGCTGGACAGCGTCACCGCCCTCGCCGACGACCTCCGGGCGCACGGTCGTCCGCCCGCACCGCAGCGGCCCACGGAGCCGGCCGTGCCGGTCGGGCAGGTGGAACCGGCCGGGCCGGTGGGAGAGCTGGAACCGGTGCGGCCGACGGCGCAGCCGGGTGCCGACGGCGGGCTGCGGGAGCTGGTCCAGGCGCAGATCGCGCTGATGAACCGGCAGCTCGACCTGCTCGGCGGCGCCCCGGTGCCCGCCGCGCCCGCCCCCCGGACGCCGGGGACGGTCGACCGGACGGCGGCACGCTCCGGGCCGCCCCCGTCGCCGGTCGCCGCCGGGGTGCCGACAGTGGCGAAGGCCGCCCGGTCCGAGCTGACCGACGAGCAACGCCACCACCTCGACGAACTGCTCGACGCGTTCACCGCCCGGACCGCCGGGTCGCTCGAACGGGCGCGCACGCACCGGGCGTACCGGGTGGACACCCGGATGCGGACGGTACGCCCGGAGACCCGGCGGGCCTGTTATCCGATCGTCGCGGACAGCGCCGCCGGATCGCACCTCACCGACATCGACGGCAACGACTACGTCGACCTCGCGATGGGCTTCGGGGTGCTGCTCTGCGGGCACGATCCCGAGTTCGTCGCCGAGGCCGTCGCCGAGCAGGCCGCCCGGGGGATCTCGGTCGGTCCGGTGGTCGACGGCACCGACCAGGTGGCCCGGCTGTTCTGCGAGCTCACCGGCAAGGAACGGGCCTTCTTCACGGTCAGCGGCACCGACGCGGTCCGGGGCGCGTTGCGGGTGGCCGCCGCGGCGACCGGCCGGTCCCGGTTCGTGATGTTCGCCGGCTCGTACCACGGTCAGGACGACCGGGTGCTGGCCCTGCCCGACGTGCACGGCGACCCGCTCGTCTCGGTGCCGATGGCGCCCGGCATCTCGCCGTCGGCCGCCGCCGACGCGCTGATCCTGCCCTACGACAGCGAACGGTCGCTGAGCATCATCGAGGAGCACGCCCACGAGCTGGGCGGCGTGCTCGTCGAGGCCGTGCAGAGCCGGAACCCGGGCGTACGGCCCGAGGCGTTCCTGCGCCGGCTGCGTGAGATCACCGCACGGACCGGCGTTCCACTGATCTTCGACGAGGTGATCACCGGGTTCCGGGTCAGGCTCGGCGGCGCGCAGGAGTGGTTCGGCGTCGAGGCCGACCTCGCCGCGTACGGCAAGTGCATCGGCGGTGGTCACCCGGTGGGGGTGGTCGCCGGTGCGGCCCGCTACCTGGACGCCGTGGACGGCGGTGCCTGGCAGGACGGCCCCGGCCAGGCGGTGCCGGAGACCACCTACATCGGCAGCACCTTCGAGAACCACCCGGCCACGGTGGCGGGGACGCTGGCGATGCTCAGGCACCTCCGCGAGCAGGGTGGCGCCCTCCAGGACCGGTTGAACGCCGAGACCGAATACCTGGCCACCACGTTGAACACGATGTTCCGCCGGGAGGGTGCGCCGATCCGGGTGCTGCACTACGGGTCACTGTTCCGGTTCACCTGGAAGGGCAACGCCAGCTACGCCTACCAGCCGCTGGCGATGGAGGTGTTCCACTTCCACCTGCTGCTGCGGGGGATCTACCTCTGGGAGGGCCGGACCTGCTTCCTGTCGACCGCGCACACCCGGGCGGACGTGGAGCGGGTCGTCACCGCCGCCACCGAGGCCGTGCTGGCCATGCGGGGCGGTGGGTTCGTCACCGACGAGGTTCCACCGAGGGTCGCCCCGGCGCAGGCGGCGCTGCTGGCCCGGTCCGCCGCCATGCCCCAGGCCCCCGACTGGACGGTGGCCGAGGACGTGGAGCTGTCCGGTCCGGTCGACGTCGGGGCGCTGCGGCGGGCGGTCGACTCCGTCGTGGACCGGCACGAGGCACTGCGCGTGGTGTTCCGCGACGGTCGGCCGCTGCGCGGTACGCCGCCGCAGCTGGAGGTCGTCGACCTCGACGGGACGGCGCAGTCCTACGCCCAGTGGTGGCAGGACCTGCTCACCGCGCCGTTCGACCTCGCCACCGGGCCGCTGACCCGGTTCCTCCTGGTCCAGGGCGGCGGGGAGCGGCACCTGGTGCTGTACGCCCACCACCTGGTCTCCGACGGCATCTCGATGACCGTGCTGCTCGACGAGTTGGCGGCGGCGTACGGCGGCACCGGCCCGACCGGGCCGGCCGTGCAGTACACCGACCACCTCGCCCAGCTCGCGCTGCGGGACGTGGCGGGTGGGCGGGCGTACTGGCAGGCGGCCCTCGCCGGGGTTTCCCCGTACTCCGCGCCGGTCGGGCAGGACGACGCGGGCGGCCGGCACTTCGCGATCGTCGACGCCGAGCTGACCGCAGCGGTGCACAAGGCCGCGCGGGAGTTCGGCAGCACGCCGTTCCAGGTCCTGCTCACCGCGTACGCCCTCGTGGTGCACCACCAGTTCGGTACCGACGACGTCGTGATCGGGGTGCCGGTGGCGGGGCGCGACTATCCGCGTGGTGTCTCCGTCGTCGGCTACTGCGCCGAGATGTTGCCGATCCGCAGCCGGCTCGACCGCGACGGCACGCTCCAGGACCACCACCGTGCCCTGCGGCAGTCGGTGCTCGACGGCCTCGCGCACCAGCTGCCGCTCGCCGACCTCGCCGACCTGCTGGGCGGCGACGGGGTCTTCCCGCTGCGTACCGTCTTCAACCTCGACCACACGGTGGCGGCACCGCAGTTCCAGGGCCTGTCCGCGCGGTTCCGCCCGGTACCGGCCCGCGCGGCCCTGGTCGACCTCCGGTTCGACCTCATCGAGTCGGGTGACCACATGCAGTTGACTGTCGACTACCGCACGGACGTGTACGACGCCGCGCAGGTGGCCGACTGGACGGATCGTCTCGTCGCGACGGTGCGGGCCGTCGTCGCCGGTCCGCACACTTCGCTACGACAGATCGAGGAGGTGACATCATGA